A stretch of Trichomycterus rosablanca isolate fTriRos1 chromosome 8, fTriRos1.hap1, whole genome shotgun sequence DNA encodes these proteins:
- the slc25a51b gene encoding solute carrier family 25 member 51b → MGAITTMAPDSSLQPQALPPSHSKSSTTGPVLAHGLEVGLEPRGKHYVCGSVAAFTNIMITFPIQKVLFRQQLHGIRASEAVRQLQHEGLRSLYRGLLPPLLQKTVTVALMFGLYEDFSRLLLHHGRSCGSPEILTRSTAAFLAGTAEAALTPFERVQTLLQDHRHAGRFRNTAHAFGSLVQQHGVRECYRGLVPVLLRNGPSNVLFFGLRGPLRRQLPEAHSHAGHMLNDFVCGGLLGAGLGVLFYPLNVVKSRAQSQVGGAFVPCSQVLLTVWRERGRSVVMLFRGATLNYHRSLLSWGIINSTYELLLKIF, encoded by the coding sequence ATGGGGGCAATTACCACCATGGCCCCAGACTCCTCCTTGCAACCTCAAGCCCTGCCCCCTTCTCATAGCAAGTCGAGTACCACAGGCCCTGTCCTTGCTCATGGCTTGGAGGTGGGCCTTGAGCCACGAGGTAAACACTACGTGTGCGGCTCTGTGGCAGCCTTTACCAACATAATGATCACCTTTCCTATCCAGAAAGTGCTGTTCCGACAGCAGCTGCATGGCATCCGGGCCTCAGAGGCTGTACGTCAGCTTCAGCACGAAGGTTTACGATCCCTGTACCGTGGCCTGCTCCCACCATTACTGCAGAAAACCGTTACAGTGGCCCTCATGTTCGGCTTGTACGAAGACTTTTCACGGCTGCTCCTGCACCACGGTCGGTCGTGCGGCTCTCCGGAGATTCTCACCCGCAGCACGGCGGCGTTTCTGGCCGGCACCGCGGAGGCAGCCTTGACCCCTTTTGAACGTGTGCAGACACTCTTGCAGGACCATCGGCACGCTGGACGTTTCCGTAACACGGCGCATGCCTTTGGCAGTCTGGTTCAGCAGCACGGGGTTCGAGAGTGCTACCGTGGCCTGGTGCCCGTGCTGTTACGCAACGGCCCCAGCAACGTGCTCTTCTTCGGGCTGCGCGGGCCTCTCAGGCGTCAGCTGCCTGAAGCACATAGCCATGCTGGACACATGCTGAATGACTTTGTGTGTGGAGGGCTACTGGGTGCTGGGCTTGGCGTCCTGTTTTACCCACTTAATGTTGTCAAGTCGCGAGCGCAGTCGCAGGTCGGAGGTGCATTTGTGCCCTGCAGTCAGGTGCTCCTGACTGTGTGGAGGGAAAGGGGCAGGAGTGTTGTCATGCTGTTTCGTGGTGCTACGCTCAACTACCATCGCTCGCTGCTCTCATGGGGCATCATTAACTCCACATACGAGCTGTTGCTTAAAATCTTTTGA